A stretch of the Candidatus Neomarinimicrobiota bacterium genome encodes the following:
- a CDS encoding carbamoyltransferase, which yields MNVLGISCYYHDAAATLISDGKIIAAAEEERFTRRKHDNRFPESAIGYCLAEGGISVEEIDYLSFYEKPLLKLERMFSCAARWAGESESKMRGQLSHMLHERLFIKDVLRENLGYEGDTLFTEHHLAHAASSYYVSGFEEAAIMTIDGVGEWATTAQYIGTGDNIIKHSEIRYPHSLGLLYSTFTAFLGFRVNNDEYKVMGLASYGEPKLRDKIFELIELLPDGSFKLNLDYFSFMYDDDRMYSDKFIDLFGPPRMTDDEIRPYHMDVASSLQSVLEEALINMGNIFYEESGGISNVCLAGGVALNSVANWQFIRNTPFEKIFIQPAAGDGGGSMGAALYAYYSKSGRSNGTDHHSTLLGPSFSNDDIKGILDEKSAAYTELTDDEICKTAAEFIYKNQIIGWFQGRMEFGPRALGNRSILANACNPDMKDILNARVKFREDFRPFAPAVLEEKSHEYFDIDFESPYMLFVPQVKPGMGEKIPSVTHTDYSARIQTVNRDENPRYYKLIEEFEMLSGVPIVINTSFNIRGEPIVCNPEDAYNCFLNTDIDYLFMGNFLVEKEA from the coding sequence TCATTTCGGATGGAAAAATAATAGCCGCGGCAGAGGAAGAGCGCTTCACCCGGCGGAAGCATGACAACAGATTCCCGGAATCGGCAATCGGTTATTGTCTTGCGGAAGGAGGCATCAGCGTTGAAGAGATTGATTATCTGAGTTTTTATGAAAAGCCTCTTTTAAAGCTTGAAAGGATGTTCAGCTGTGCCGCAAGGTGGGCTGGAGAATCCGAGAGTAAGATGCGAGGGCAACTGTCACATATGCTGCACGAGAGGCTCTTCATAAAAGACGTTCTGAGGGAGAATCTCGGTTATGAAGGAGATACCCTTTTCACCGAACACCATCTGGCTCACGCAGCATCTTCGTACTACGTATCGGGTTTTGAAGAAGCGGCTATTATGACAATCGACGGCGTGGGGGAGTGGGCAACGACAGCACAGTACATCGGAACCGGCGACAATATCATAAAGCACAGCGAGATCAGATACCCGCATTCGCTCGGACTTCTGTACAGTACGTTCACTGCCTTTCTCGGGTTTAGAGTGAATAACGACGAATATAAAGTCATGGGGCTGGCTTCGTACGGAGAGCCGAAACTGAGGGATAAAATATTCGAGCTTATAGAACTGCTTCCGGACGGCAGCTTTAAACTCAACCTCGATTATTTCAGTTTCATGTACGATGACGACCGCATGTATTCCGATAAGTTTATAGACCTTTTCGGTCCGCCGAGAATGACAGACGATGAAATCAGACCGTATCACATGGACGTCGCATCGTCGTTGCAATCGGTTCTTGAAGAGGCGTTGATAAATATGGGCAATATCTTTTATGAGGAAAGCGGAGGTATAAGTAACGTATGTCTTGCCGGCGGGGTTGCTCTTAACAGCGTTGCAAACTGGCAATTTATCAGGAATACTCCTTTCGAGAAAATCTTCATACAGCCGGCTGCCGGAGATGGAGGCGGGTCTATGGGTGCAGCGCTTTATGCGTACTATTCGAAATCCGGAAGGAGTAACGGAACCGATCACCATTCAACACTCTTGGGTCCATCCTTCTCGAATGATGATATCAAAGGTATTTTAGACGAAAAAAGCGCAGCCTATACAGAACTCACAGACGACGAGATATGTAAAACTGCCGCCGAGTTTATTTATAAGAATCAGATAATCGGGTGGTTTCAGGGGAGAATGGAATTCGGTCCGAGGGCATTGGGCAACAGAAGTATCCTCGCCAATGCATGTAACCCCGATATGAAGGATATACTGAACGCGAGGGTAAAATTCAGGGAAGATTTCAGGCCCTTTGCTCCCGCCGTGCTCGAAGAGAAGTCGCACGAATATTTTGACATAGATTTTGAGAGTCCGTATATGCTTTTCGTTCCTCAGGTAAAACCAGGAATGGGGGAGAAGATTCCGTCGGTGACACACACAGACTATTCAGCCCGCATACAAACCGTGAACAGGGACGAAAACCCGCGATATTATAAACTGATAGAGGAGTTTGAAATGCTTTCGGGTGTTCCGATTGTTATAAACACTTCATTCAATATCCGCGGGGAGCCCATAGTTTGTAATCCGGAGGATGCGTATAACTGTTTTTTGAATACCGACATAGATTACCTGTTCATGGGAAATTTCTTAGTGGAGAAAGAGGCATGA